A stretch of the Malus domestica chromosome 08, GDT2T_hap1 genome encodes the following:
- the LOC103441749 gene encoding uncharacterized protein produces the protein MNSIDIQCEAQAWLYEFKKWHGKHSCKKVSTPQKWRKLAAGWMKVNFDGAWDERHDQGGIGLVVRDVNGNFVVAMARHVGGIKSLTLAESLQRDSAANIGQFGHIFDDTRQLMENIPHRKVSFWNREANNVAYDRVDEIMSA, from the exons atgaattcaattgaTATTCAATGCGAAGCCCAAGCTTGGCTTTATGAGTTTAAGAAATGGCATGGGAAACATAGCTGCAAAAAAGTCAGTACACCCCAAAAGTGGAGGAAACTTGCAGCAGGATGGATGAAGGTCAACTTTGATGGGGCATGGGACGAGAGGCATGATCAGGGTGGTATTGGATTGGTAGTTCGCGATGTGAATGGAAACTTTGTGGTTGCAATGGCGCGGCACGTTGGAGGAATCAAATCCCTAACGCTAGCAGAGT CACTTCAACGGGATTCAGCAGCAAACATTGGTCAGTTTGGTCATATCTTTGATGATACCCGTCAGCTAATGGAAAATATTCCTCATAGGAAGGTTTCATTTTGGAATCGGGAGGCCAATAATGTTGCATATGATAGAGTTGATGAGATTATGAGTGCATAA
- the LOC139198142 gene encoding uncharacterized protein, translated as MEEDDDDHHRRQKASHSHRVMEAVGQIAKPRRAANLDRKRERRDQVDEIARMGKTTVLESLMRFCFTIKALYTNEYRRTPMLKDMQRLLRKGAQNDLNVLVQSPVFDELLQGKSSRCTYWVNGTQYEGLHYLADGIYPRAATRMFDVEVVRSIMMTCIILHNMIVEDEYDYDVVDEYEPDPMNNSRTRIYCAHDRTEDPVQHEPLEHDGRYNELIVQRYTDVQEPYWHVTRQNDLIEHQWGLHKGEDN; from the exons ATGGAGGAGGATGATGATGATCACCATAGAAGGCAGAAGGCCTCACATTCCCACCGTGTCATGGAAGCCGTGGGTCAGATAGCCAAACCAAGACGTGCTGCAAATCtcgatagaaaaagggaaagacgag atcaagtggatgagatcgcgAGGATGGGAAAAACAACTGTTCTGGAGTCCCTGATGCGGTTTTGCTTTACAATTAAAGCCCTCTACACAAATGAGTACCGCCGGACACCCATGCTAAAGGACATGCAAAGGCTTctgaggaagg gagctcagaatgacctaaatgtccttgtccaatccccagtgttcgacGAATTGCTGCAAGGAAAATCATCGAGATGCACATATTGGGTTAATGGTACCCAATACGAGGGATTACACTACCTTGCagatggcatttacccaag GGCTGCAactagaatgtttgatgtcgaggttgttcgatccatcatgatgacgtgtattattctccataacatgattgttgaagatgagtatgattatgatgtcgtcgatgaatatgagccggatccaatgaacaactcaagaacacgtatTTACTGTGCTCATGACCGGACCGAAGATCCCGTGCAACATGAGCCGTTGGAACACGacggacgttacaatgaattgattgTTCAGCGGTACACTGATGTGCAAGAGCCATACTGGCACGTAACCCGCcagaatgacttgattgagcaccagtgGGGATTGCATAAAGGCgaagataattaa